The following proteins come from a genomic window of Sorghum bicolor cultivar BTx623 chromosome 3, Sorghum_bicolor_NCBIv3, whole genome shotgun sequence:
- the LOC8058214 gene encoding uncharacterized protein LOC8058214, which translates to MATPARPYRFPALPEKEEDEQVATRCTRQTCGTCSASAVASCVALCCCPCAVVSCLTLALIKAPYVAGRRCVARIARRRLRKARTRRVRDVDEDDEEDKQQQGPRRSKELWGIDLPRAAVDDGADDGSGRAKVSSRMDVSEKVWADMYQVGLWGFGRLSFSAAVGDRGDSEKDGDSTAPE; encoded by the coding sequence ATGGCGACGCCGGCGCGCCCGTACCGGTTCCCGGCGCTGCCGGAGAAGGAGGAAGACGAGCAGGTGGCGACGCGGTGCACGAGGCAGACGTGCGGGACGTGCAGCGCGTCGGCGGTGGCGAGCTGCGTGGCGCTGTGCTGCTGCCCGTGCGCCGTGGTGAGCTGCCTGACGCTGGCGCTCATCAAGGCGCCCTACGTGGCGGGGCGGCGGTGCGTGGCCAGGATCGCCAGGAGGCGGCTGCGGAAGGCGAGGACGAGGCGCGTCCGCGACGTGGACGAAGACGATGAGGAGGACAAGCAGCAGCAGGGCCCGCGGCGAAGCAAGGAGCTGTGGGGCATCGACCTGCCTCGTGCGGCCGTGGACGACGGCGCCGACGACGGCAGCGGCAGGGCGAAGGTGAGCTCCAGGATGGATGTGTCCGAGAAGGTGTGGGCGGACATGTACCAGGTCGGCCTCTGGGGGTTCGGCCGGCTGTCCTTCTCGGCGGCAGTCGGGGACAGAGGCGACTCCGAGAAGGACGGCGACAGTACTGCGCCTGAGTAA
- the LOC8058215 gene encoding cinnamoyl-CoA reductase-like SNL6, whose amino-acid sequence MGVLRSTQSLQAEVDELRAALGLSGGGGHGEAAAGGGWRRSAGRGHADAKRAPGGDAGAGAAARAVCVTGGISFVGFAVVDRLLRHGYTVRLALETQEDMDKLREMEMFGEDGRDGVWTVMANVMDPESLHRAFDGCAGVFHTSAFVDPGGMSGYTKHMATLEAQAAERVIEACVRTESVRKCVFTSSLLACVWRQNYPHDRRCPTIIDESCWSDESFCRDNKLWFALGKTAAEKAAWRAARGRDLKLVTICPALVTGPGFRRRNSTASIAYLKGARAMLADGLLATANVETVAEAHVHAYEAMGDNTAGGRYICYDHVVKRPEEFAELERQLGLPGGATAARGSDDDRPARFELCKRKLSRLMSSRRRCTYDTYYSVAFD is encoded by the exons ATGGGCGTGCTTCGGAGCACGCAGAGCCTTCAGGCGGAGGTGGACGAGCTGCGCGCCGCGCTCGGCCTGTCAGGCGGCGGCGGGCACGGCGAGGCAGCGGCGGGCGGCGGGTGGCGCCGCTCGGCGGGCCGGGGCCACGCGGACGCCAAGCGCGCGCCCGGGGGCGACGCCGGCGCCGGGGCCGCGGCGCGCGCCGTCTGCGTCACGGGCGGCATCTCCTTCGTCGGGTTCGCCGTCGTCGACCGCCTCCTCCGCCACGGCTACACCGTCCGCCTCGCGCTGGAAACGCAAG AGGACATGGACAAGCTGCGGGAGATGGAGATGTTCGGCGAGGACGGCAGGGACGGGGTGTGGACGGTGATGGCCAACGTGATGGACCCGGAGAGCCTGCACCGCGCCTTCGACGGATGCGCCGGCGTGTTCCACACCTCCGCCTTCGTCGACCCCGGGGGCATGTCCGGCTACACG AAACACATGGCAACGTTAGAAGCCCAAGCAGCGGAGCGGGTGATTGAAGCCTGCGTCAGGACGGAGTCCGTCAGGAAATGTGTCTTCACCTCTTCCTTGCTGGCATGTGTGTGGAGGCAGAACTACCCTCATGACCGGCGGTGCCCTACCATCATCGATGAGAGCTGCTGGAGCGACGAGAGCTTCTGCCGCGACAATAAG CTGTGGTTTGCACTTGGCAAAACGGCAGCAGAGAAGGCTGCCTGGAGGGCAGCGCGGGGACGAGACCTGAAGCTGGTCACCATCTGCCCGGCGCTCGTCACCGGCCCTGGATTCCGGCGCCGCAACTCCACCGCGTCCATCGCCTACCTCAAAG GGGCTCGTGCCATGCTCGCCGACGGCCTGCTCGCCACGGCGAACGTGGAGACGGTGGCCGAGGCGCACGTCCACGCGTACGAGGCGATGGGCGACAACACCGCCGGCGGGAGGTACATCTGCTACGACCACGTGGTCAAGCGGCCGGAGGAGTTCGCCGAGCTGGAGCGGCAGCTGGGGCTGCCGGGAGGGGCCACGGCCGCGCGGGGCTCGGACGACGACCGGCCGGCCAGGTTCGAGCTCTGCAAGCGGAAGCTGTCCAGGCTCATGTCCTCCAGGAGGAGGTGCACGTACGACACCTACTACTCCGTCGCGTTTGACTAG